The Gemmatimonadota bacterium region CTACCGCGACATGATTCGCATTCGGCGCTTTGAGGAAGAAGCGGCTCGTTCGTATTCGCGGGGCAAGATTGGTGGCTTTCTGCACCTGTACAATGGCCAAGAGGCGGTGGCGGTTGGGGCGATGTCGGCGGTTGAGCCCACGGATTATATCGTGGCGACCTATCGGGACCACGGCCATTATCTGGCCCGGGTTGGGGATATGAATGCGGCCATGGCGGAACTGTTCGGCAAGGTGGATGGCTGTGCCAAGGGCCGGGGCGGCTCCATGCATTATGTT contains the following coding sequences:
- a CDS encoding thiamine pyrophosphate-dependent enzyme — protein: MDKTLMLSLYRDMIRIRRFEEEAARSYSRGKIGGFLHLYNGQEAVAVGAMSAVEPTDYIVATYRDHGHYLARVGDMNAAMAELFGKVDGCAKGRGGSMHYV